The Myxococcales bacterium genome window below encodes:
- a CDS encoding ATP-binding protein, whose protein sequence is MSAQSYERPVEHLTDQLELARLMLAIAARARQMSDLANGDDDLELARLRTELTRRDLHSRARAEASELALVPLERLRRAFDLRPTELRVLVLLIGLELDVALREQVRALMDDGQRPHPDVGLLAELLYVGAERTRVPDELGRDGSLARHALIRVEGLADTPFVLRRVRVAERVVELAHGKDVLDRGLARVAELVSARPRDALVLDDAQFEELCGLVRAAIERDREGVAHPVLLLSGPEGSGRKAMLATAAARHGLTTLRVRARALPKDEAGLRALGPVLLREAVLWRAVIVLDELDQYVADGAVRIDEALLGGAAAPVAATCGRITGRPPQLGRGTVVLEVGVPGERAREALWQRALPAGTDAALARWAAERYFVTPGVIGAAATAAVAKARARAEADEAPQVVAPDLHEGLRGVLDAKLATLGMRITWRQTWSDLVLPEEAVAEVREFIARIRHRRQVYEGWGFGRKVAKGLGLSALFSGPPGTGKTMVAGLIAEELKLDLYQVDLSKVVSKWVGETEKNLGELFDAAEAGHAILLFDEADSLFAKRTAVQSSNDRYANLEVNYLLQRMESYAGIVILTTNHETSIDEAFRRRLSLRVDFPVPEPDERARLWRTLLPKEAAVAADIDHDALAARFEMTGGYIKNAALRAAFLAADEGTAIAMRHLLRAARSEYQAMGKVVSQL, encoded by the coding sequence GTGTCCGCGCAGTCGTACGAGCGACCGGTCGAGCACCTGACCGACCAGCTCGAGCTCGCGCGGTTGATGCTGGCGATCGCCGCGCGCGCGCGCCAGATGAGCGACCTGGCGAACGGCGACGACGATCTCGAGCTCGCGCGCCTGCGGACCGAGCTGACCCGGCGCGACCTGCACAGCCGCGCCCGCGCCGAGGCGTCGGAGCTGGCGCTGGTGCCGCTCGAGCGCTTGCGCCGCGCGTTCGACCTGCGGCCGACCGAGCTGCGGGTGCTGGTGCTGCTGATCGGGCTCGAGCTCGACGTGGCGCTGCGCGAGCAGGTGCGCGCGCTGATGGACGACGGCCAGCGGCCGCACCCCGACGTCGGGCTCCTGGCCGAGCTGCTCTACGTCGGGGCCGAGCGCACCCGCGTCCCCGACGAGCTGGGCCGCGACGGCAGCCTGGCGCGCCACGCGCTGATCCGCGTCGAGGGCCTGGCCGACACGCCGTTCGTGCTGCGGCGGGTGCGCGTGGCCGAGCGCGTGGTCGAGCTGGCGCACGGCAAGGACGTGCTCGATCGCGGGCTGGCGCGGGTGGCCGAGCTGGTGTCGGCGCGGCCGCGCGACGCGCTGGTGCTCGACGACGCGCAGTTCGAGGAGCTGTGCGGCCTGGTGCGCGCGGCGATCGAGCGCGACCGCGAGGGCGTGGCGCACCCGGTGCTGCTGCTGTCAGGGCCGGAGGGGTCGGGGCGCAAGGCGATGCTGGCGACGGCGGCGGCGCGGCACGGGCTGACGACGTTGCGGGTGCGGGCGCGGGCGCTGCCGAAGGACGAGGCGGGGCTGCGTGCGCTGGGCCCGGTGCTGCTGCGGGAGGCGGTGCTGTGGCGGGCGGTGATCGTGCTCGACGAGCTGGATCAATATGTGGCGGACGGGGCGGTCCGGATCGACGAGGCGCTGCTGGGCGGGGCGGCGGCGCCGGTGGCGGCGACGTGCGGGCGGATCACCGGGCGGCCGCCGCAGCTGGGGCGCGGGACGGTGGTGCTCGAGGTCGGCGTGCCCGGCGAGCGTGCGCGCGAGGCGCTGTGGCAGCGGGCGCTGCCGGCGGGGACCGACGCGGCGCTGGCGCGGTGGGCGGCGGAGCGGTACTTCGTGACGCCGGGGGTGATCGGGGCGGCGGCGACGGCGGCGGTGGCGAAGGCGCGGGCGCGGGCGGAGGCGGACGAGGCGCCGCAGGTGGTGGCGCCGGATCTGCATGAGGGGCTGCGCGGGGTGCTCGACGCGAAGCTGGCGACGTTGGGGATGCGGATCACGTGGCGGCAGACGTGGAGCGATCTGGTGCTGCCGGAGGAGGCGGTCGCGGAGGTGCGGGAGTTCATCGCGCGGATCCGGCACCGGCGGCAGGTCTACGAGGGGTGGGGGTTCGGGCGGAAGGTGGCGAAGGGGCTGGGGCTGTCGGCCTTGTTCTCGGGGCCGCCGGGGACGGGCAAGACGATGGTGGCGGGGCTGATCGCGGAGGAGCTGAAGCTGGACCTGTACCAGGTGGACCTGTCGAAGGTGGTGAGCAAGTGGGTCGGGGAGACGGAGAAGAACCTGGGCGAGCTGTTCGACGCGGCGGAGGCGGGGCACGCGATCTTGCTGTTCGACGAGGCCGACTCGCTGTTCGCGAAGCGGACGGCTGTGCAGTCGAGCAACGATCGGTACGCGAACCTGGAGGTGAACTACCTGCTGCAGCGGATGGAGTCGTACGCGGGGATCGTGATCCTGACGACGAACCACGAGACGTCGATCGACGAGGCGTTCCGGCGGCGGCTGTCGTTGCGGGTCGACTTCCCGGTGCCAGAGCCGGACGAGCGAGCGCGGCTGTGGCGGACGCTCTTGCCGAAGGAGGCGGCGGTGGCCGCGGACATCGATCACGACGCGCTGGCGGCGCGGTTCGAGATGACGGGCGGGTACATCAAGAACGCGGCGCTGCGGGCGGCGTTCCTGGCGGCCGACGAGGGCACGGCGATCGCGATGCGCCACCTGCTGCGCGCGGCCCGGTCGGAGTACCAGGCCATGGGCAAGGTCGTCAGCCAGCTCTGA
- a CDS encoding ATP-binding protein — MRYGLIHLEGQADTPFVLRRVRAVERVVELVHGKDVLDRMLGRLVELVRPRSRDALVLDDAQFEELVGLVGAALASSRRGVAHPVLLLSGPEGSGRKAMLATAAARHGLTTLRVRARALPKDEAGLRALGPVLLREAVLWRAVIVLDELDQYVADGTVRIDEALLGGAAAPVAATCGRITGRPPQLGRGTVVLEVGVPGERAREALWQRALPAGTDAALARWAAERYFVTPGVIGAAATAAVAKARARAEADEAPQVVAPDLHEGLRGVLDAKLATLGMRITWRQTWSDLVLPEEAVAEVREFIARIRHRRQVYEGWGFGRKVAKGLGLSALFSGPPGTGKTMVAGLIAEELKLDLYQVDLSKVVSKWVGETEKNLGELFDAAEAGHAILLFDEADSLFAKRTAVQSSNDRYANLEVNYLLQRMESYAGIVILTTNHETSIDEAFRRRLSLRVDFPVPEPDERARLWRTLLPKEAAVAADIDHDALAARFEMTGGYIKNAALRAAFLAADEGTAIAMRHLLRAARSEYQAMGKVVSQL, encoded by the coding sequence GTGCGGTACGGGCTGATCCACCTCGAGGGCCAGGCCGACACGCCGTTCGTGCTGCGACGGGTGCGGGCGGTCGAGCGCGTGGTCGAGCTGGTGCACGGCAAGGACGTGCTCGATCGGATGCTGGGTCGGCTGGTCGAGCTGGTGCGGCCGCGCTCGCGCGACGCGCTGGTGCTCGACGACGCGCAGTTCGAGGAGCTGGTCGGCCTGGTCGGCGCCGCGCTCGCGTCGAGCCGACGGGGCGTGGCGCACCCGGTGCTGCTGCTGTCAGGGCCGGAGGGGTCGGGGCGCAAGGCGATGCTGGCGACGGCGGCGGCGCGGCACGGGCTGACGACGTTGCGGGTGCGGGCGCGGGCGCTGCCGAAGGACGAGGCGGGGCTGCGTGCGCTGGGCCCGGTGCTGCTGCGGGAGGCGGTGCTGTGGCGGGCGGTGATCGTGCTCGACGAGCTGGATCAATATGTGGCGGACGGGACGGTCCGGATCGACGAGGCGCTGCTGGGCGGGGCGGCGGCGCCGGTGGCGGCGACGTGCGGGCGGATCACCGGGCGGCCGCCGCAGCTGGGGCGCGGGACGGTGGTGCTCGAGGTCGGCGTGCCCGGCGAGCGTGCGCGCGAGGCGCTGTGGCAGCGGGCGCTGCCGGCGGGGACCGACGCGGCGCTGGCGCGGTGGGCGGCGGAGCGGTACTTCGTGACACCGGGGGTGATCGGGGCGGCGGCGACGGCGGCGGTGGCGAAGGCGCGGGCGCGCGCGGAGGCGGACGAGGCGCCGCAGGTGGTGGCGCCGGATCTGCACGAGGGGTTGCGCGGGGTGCTCGACGCGAAGCTGGCGACGTTGGGGATGCGGATCACGTGGCGGCAGACGTGGAGCGATCTGGTGCTGCCGGAGGAGGCGGTCGCGGAGGTGCGGGAGTTCATCGCGCGGATCCGGCACCGGCGGCAGGTCTACGAGGGGTGGGGGTTCGGGCGGAAGGTGGCGAAGGGGCTGGGGCTGTCGGCCTTGTTCTCGGGGCCGCCGGGGACGGGCAAGACGATGGTGGCGGGGCTGATCGCGGAGGAGCTGAAGCTGGACCTGTACCAGGTGGACCTGTCGAAGGTGGTGAGCAAGTGGGTGGGGGAGACGGAGAAGAACCTGGGGGAGCTGTTCGACGCGGCGGAGGCGGGGCACGCGATCTTGCTGTTCGACGAGGCCGACTCGCTGTTCGCGAAGCGGACGGCTGTGCAGTCGAGCAACGATCGGTACGCGAACCTGGAGGTGAACTACCTCCTGCAGCGGATGGAGTCGTACGCGGGGATCGTGATCCTGACGACGAACCACGAGACGTCGATCGACGAGGCGTTCCGACGGCGGCTGTCGTTGCGGGTCGACTTCCCGGTGCCAGAGCCGGACGAGCGAGCGCGGCTGTGGCGGACGCTCTTGCCGAAGGAGGCGGCGGTGGCCGCGGACATCGATCACGACGCGTTGGCGGCGCGGTTCGAGATGACGGGCGGGTACATCAAGAACGCGGCGCTGCGGGCGGCGTTCCTGGCGGCCGACGAGGGCACGGCGATCGCGATGCGCCACCTGCTGCGCGCGGCCCGGTCGGAGTACCAGGCCATGGGCAAGGTCGTCAGCCAGCTCTGA
- a CDS encoding alpha/beta hydrolase: MINPTTHATGDRGWSVRRIGPTTGPASPTIVWLHGLGELATTFAPITAAAALAHCAHLLIDLPGHGGARALEDAGAAAWASPPSIDATAALLATWLAPAAPVVVIGHSLGGVIATALAARAPEVVAQVIDVDGNVALPDCTYSSQIAGYALADYVAHGHAEVSARLAAHADPIIAGYGQRLATAAPAQLWRYSVDLVAWSRDEDSARRRAALTVPLTYVAGHPGGASPRSRALLAEAAVPTIEVSPAGHWPFLDQPATFAVRVAGLVAGD, from the coding sequence GTGATCAACCCGACGACGCACGCGACCGGAGACCGGGGCTGGTCGGTGCGCCGGATCGGCCCCACGACCGGCCCCGCCAGCCCGACGATCGTGTGGCTGCACGGCCTCGGCGAGCTGGCCACGACGTTCGCGCCGATCACCGCGGCGGCGGCGCTAGCCCACTGCGCCCACCTGCTGATCGACCTGCCCGGCCACGGCGGCGCGCGCGCGCTCGAGGACGCCGGCGCCGCGGCCTGGGCGAGCCCGCCGTCGATCGACGCCACCGCCGCGCTGCTCGCGACCTGGCTGGCGCCGGCCGCGCCGGTCGTGGTGATCGGCCACTCGTTGGGTGGTGTCATCGCCACCGCGCTGGCCGCGCGCGCGCCCGAGGTCGTCGCCCAGGTGATCGACGTCGACGGCAACGTGGCGCTCCCCGACTGCACGTACTCGAGCCAGATCGCCGGCTACGCGCTCGCCGACTACGTCGCGCACGGCCACGCCGAGGTCAGCGCGCGGCTCGCGGCCCACGCCGATCCGATCATCGCCGGCTACGGCCAGCGCCTCGCCACCGCGGCGCCAGCGCAGCTGTGGCGCTACTCGGTGGATCTGGTCGCGTGGTCGCGCGACGAGGACTCGGCCCGGCGCCGGGCCGCGCTGACCGTGCCGCTCACCTACGTCGCCGGCCACCCCGGCGGCGCCAGCCCACGCTCGCGCGCGCTCCTGGCCGAGGCCGCGGTCCCCACGATCGAGGTAAGCCCCGCCGGGCACTGGCCGTTCCTCGATCAGCCCGCGACGTTTGCCGTGCGCGTCGCCGGGTTGGTCGCGGGCGACTGA
- a CDS encoding teichoic acid biosynthesis protein, translating into MRILYGVVGEGMGHAMRSRVVLEHLVAAGHEVEIMASGRAVDFLGKRFDGVNRIHGLHMVLEENRVRRGKTLWSNVVGGALGLPDNIGAYFDLIGAFEPEAVISDFESWTHLYAKNHRLPILSIDNMQIIHRCALPDDIIGDDGVTFQLTKAFIKSKLPFCDAYYITSFFRPPIRKADTFLFPPILRPEILAATPGPGDHLLVYQPGANAALEAALRALGRECRIYGMRPGLATEEHDGALRFRPFSEAGFIDDLATAAGVVAGGGFTLMGEAVFLHKPMLAIPLAGQFEQIMNARYLAKEGYGLAAADINEPDLLARFVERLPDLTAALAGYHQDGNRELLTAVDHFLTIAAQPR; encoded by the coding sequence ATGCGAATTCTCTACGGCGTGGTGGGTGAAGGCATGGGCCACGCGATGCGCTCGCGCGTCGTGCTCGAGCACCTGGTCGCGGCCGGCCACGAGGTCGAGATCATGGCCTCGGGGCGCGCGGTCGACTTCCTCGGCAAGCGCTTCGACGGCGTCAACCGCATCCACGGCCTGCACATGGTCCTCGAGGAGAACCGCGTGCGCCGTGGCAAGACCCTGTGGTCCAACGTCGTCGGCGGCGCGCTCGGGCTGCCCGACAACATCGGGGCGTACTTCGATCTGATCGGCGCGTTCGAGCCCGAGGCGGTCATCAGCGACTTCGAGTCGTGGACGCACCTCTACGCCAAGAACCACCGCCTGCCGATCCTGTCGATCGACAACATGCAGATCATCCACCGCTGCGCGCTGCCCGACGACATCATCGGCGACGACGGCGTCACGTTCCAGCTGACCAAGGCGTTCATCAAGTCGAAGCTGCCGTTCTGCGACGCGTACTACATCACCTCGTTCTTCCGCCCGCCGATCCGCAAGGCCGACACGTTCCTGTTCCCGCCGATCCTGCGGCCCGAGATCCTCGCCGCCACGCCCGGCCCCGGCGATCACCTGCTGGTCTACCAGCCCGGCGCCAACGCCGCGCTCGAGGCCGCGCTGCGCGCGCTCGGCCGCGAGTGCCGGATCTACGGCATGCGCCCGGGGCTCGCGACCGAGGAGCACGACGGCGCGCTGCGGTTCCGGCCGTTCAGCGAGGCCGGCTTCATCGACGATCTCGCGACCGCGGCCGGCGTGGTCGCCGGCGGCGGCTTCACGCTCATGGGTGAGGCGGTGTTCCTGCACAAGCCCATGCTCGCGATCCCGCTCGCCGGTCAGTTCGAGCAGATCATGAACGCGCGCTACCTCGCCAAGGAGGGCTACGGCCTCGCCGCCGCCGACATCAACGAGCCTGACCTGCTCGCCCGCTTCGTCGAGCGCCTCCCCGACCTGACCGCCGCCCTCGCCGGCTACCACCAGGACGGCAACCGCGAGCTCCTCACCGCCGTCGATCACTTCCTCACGATCGCCGCCCAGCCCCGCTGA
- a CDS encoding sigma-70 family RNA polymerase sigma factor, producing MTASIEAVFRAERARVLASTIRVTNGDFDLAEEMVQEAFAAATEAWAAGVPDEPRGWLVQVARNKAIDTIRRRVRLRAIVASELRDDEPTATVDTAAVTDDRLRLIFTCCHPALAPEAQVALTLRTLGGLTTDEIARAFLTSPATMAQRLVRAKTKIREARIPYEVPEASELGARAEAVMAVVYLVFNEGYAATAGDDLVRRDLCHEAIRQARLVVELTASDRPELAAANAEAAGLLALMLCHDARRATRTDAAGDLVLLEDQDRARWDRAQIDEALALVPRGLRRRGGPGPYALQAAIAALHASAPTSSATDWPQIAALFGELERRYPSAIVALNRAVAIAMVDGPAAGLAHLEPLADELGDYHLWHAARADLLRRLDRAADAADAYRAALARVGSAPERRFLTRRLATVTADD from the coding sequence GTGACCGCCTCGATCGAGGCCGTGTTCCGCGCGGAGCGCGCGCGGGTGCTGGCGTCGACGATCCGCGTCACCAACGGCGACTTCGATCTCGCCGAGGAGATGGTGCAGGAGGCGTTCGCCGCGGCGACCGAGGCCTGGGCCGCCGGGGTCCCCGACGAGCCGCGCGGCTGGCTGGTGCAGGTGGCGCGCAACAAGGCCATCGACACGATCCGCCGCCGGGTCCGCCTGCGCGCGATCGTCGCCAGCGAGCTACGCGACGACGAGCCGACCGCGACCGTCGACACCGCCGCGGTCACCGACGATCGCCTGCGGCTGATCTTCACGTGCTGTCACCCGGCGCTCGCGCCCGAGGCCCAGGTGGCGCTGACCCTGCGCACGCTCGGCGGGCTCACCACCGACGAGATCGCCCGGGCGTTCCTGACCTCGCCGGCGACGATGGCCCAGCGCCTGGTGCGGGCCAAGACCAAGATCCGCGAGGCCCGCATCCCGTACGAGGTGCCCGAGGCCAGCGAGCTCGGCGCGCGCGCCGAGGCGGTGATGGCGGTGGTGTACCTGGTGTTCAACGAGGGCTACGCCGCCACCGCCGGCGACGATCTGGTGCGGCGCGACCTGTGCCACGAGGCGATCCGGCAGGCCCGCCTGGTGGTCGAGCTGACCGCCAGCGACCGGCCCGAGCTGGCCGCGGCCAACGCCGAGGCCGCGGGGCTGCTGGCGCTGATGCTGTGCCACGACGCGCGCCGCGCCACGCGCACCGACGCCGCCGGCGACCTGGTGCTGCTCGAGGACCAAGATCGCGCGCGCTGGGATCGGGCGCAGATCGACGAGGCCCTGGCGCTGGTGCCGCGCGGGCTGCGCCGCCGCGGCGGCCCCGGTCCGTACGCGCTCCAGGCCGCGATCGCCGCGCTGCACGCGTCGGCGCCGACCTCGAGCGCGACCGACTGGCCGCAGATCGCCGCGCTGTTCGGCGAACTCGAGCGCCGCTATCCGTCGGCGATCGTCGCGCTCAACCGCGCCGTCGCCATCGCAATGGTCGACGGCCCCGCCGCCGGCCTCGCGCACCTCGAGCCGCTCGCCGACGAGCTCGGGGACTACCACCTCTGGCACGCCGCCCGCGCCGATCTCCTCCGCCGCCTCGACCGCGCCGCCGACGCCGCCGACGCCTACCGCGCCGCCCTCGCCCGCGTCGGCAGCGCCCCCGAGCGCCGCTTCCTGACCCGCCGCCTCGCGACCGTCACCGCCGACGACTGA
- a CDS encoding YciI family protein, translating into MQYLCLIYDNEKLMDDMPPAAKGTFFGEYGQFTSDIKASGHFLGGDALQPVATATTVRVRDGKVTTTDGPFAETREQLGGYYLIEAKDLDEAIKVAARIPSARYGSIEVRPIMVLTAM; encoded by the coding sequence ATGCAATACCTCTGCTTGATCTACGACAACGAGAAGCTGATGGACGACATGCCCCCGGCCGCCAAGGGCACGTTCTTCGGCGAGTACGGCCAGTTCACCTCCGACATCAAGGCGTCTGGCCACTTCCTCGGCGGCGACGCGCTGCAGCCGGTGGCGACCGCCACGACCGTGCGCGTGCGCGACGGCAAGGTCACGACCACCGACGGCCCGTTCGCCGAGACCCGCGAGCAGCTCGGCGGCTACTACCTGATCGAGGCCAAGGACCTCGACGAGGCGATCAAGGTCGCGGCCCGGATCCCGAGCGCCCGCTACGGATCGATCGAGGTGCGACCGATCATGGTCTTGACCGCGATGTGA